attaagcaataaggacagtagaagataaagaatatactaaatatactaaaatacaaattatactaactaacacttaatctaaatcaattctaaaaacagtatccacatagtggtgattaatcaatctaggcgcttgcaatgactgaggtagggactgagcctgtgattctctgtacAAGATGGACATCATTTTTGTAGTGTGAGCAAAGGCTACGCCAGTCTGAAATGCTGAATAGAATTTACAAGACAGAATTCCAGATAAATCATATGTGTGGCATAAACACCACAGACAACTGGCAATCAGAAAACTGCAAGTATAACCTTGAACAGAAATTGCCAGAGAACAAAAAGAAACTTGTTTATCAGCTATAAATTTTGCCTTTATGAAGTTTCAGTGCAAAAATAACATGTCTGCGTTTTTACCCATTTTCCCAGGGCACTTGGAATCAACCTTGTTTGTTGCAAGTATGATGTGGTGAGCACATTAGTAAATTTAATTAGAACTTCCTGCTAAACATTTCTCAAGGGTCTTAGTCTGTACCTCAGTCTTAATTTTAGTAATAAATGAAGaactcaagaaaaaaaaacaatagcatTGATATTCTAGCTACAGTAGGTAAAGAAAATGGAAATCTGTGGGAGATGTAAGTGATTTGTGTATTCAGTTAGAAAAGCAGCCCTTGCGGTGGGGTTACATGATGTTGGGGACACAGAGGACTGGATTGTCTTCTGGACTGACTGGTCTGCCTTCATGGACCGCATCATGGACATGAAAAGGTAGGCTATCAGGTGAGGGAGTGAACTTGAAGGACACTCTCTATTGACTGCTTACTGATTGCTGCTGTGTAATCATGCCAACCTCGAAACCTCAATCGCATGCGATGCCTCTTTCCCAAAGAATACAACATCTTCCCAAAAACCTGGTGTTTACCTACAGATAAGACCCCCACACAGCTTCAGTGTGTGGACAGTACACtgtttactgtacacacacacacacacacacacacagttgagccTGATGCTAGTAAGGGTGGGGGTGTGCTGCAGATTGAAGAGTAGCCTATGAAATATTGAGCTGATGATTCCTACTTCAATTATTATTGTGTAATGCAAAACATTATGTTGGTAAAGTTACATTTCGTCAGTTGTAAATCGTTTGTAAGAGAATAGTTATCTCTCACATACATATTGAAAAGCCTCTCACTAGACAGAAATGGCAAATGGGAAACCTAGATATATTATGGAACATTATCTCTGTGACTTGAATGACCATGACCTTTAAGTATTATAGTATGATTCACACTATAGTTATGTTGAGTTCCAAGGATACTGTCGAATGTGGAAGCACAGAACGTTTATCTGTAAGCCTGACAGCGGATGCCAAGGCAAAGGCATCTACATCACTCGCCAGCCCCAGAGCATTGGCCCCAATGAGCACATCATCTGCCAGGCTTACATCTCCAAGGTAACGGCCCTGAGGCAAGCTCCTTCTGGCACTGTGACCACTCAGCTGTTTACAGGCTGATGCTGACATCACATCTTTCAGTCATCACACAGTTACGTGTTTTAATGGTTCCTTTGAATTGTGTATATATGGAAGTGTACAGTATAGGTTCTGCTGGAACTAATTAGACTTTTCTGTATTTAATGCTGACATTTTCCATTTTGTGTTATAACAtgtgcttctctctccctttgttaACACTTATATGAggacatgtttttgtttgtgtgtctgttataGCCCTTCATCATTGATGACTACAAATTTGATTTACGGCTGTATGTCCTGGTGACGTCATCTGATCCTCTCAGGATATTTTTGTACAAAGAGGGCCTTGTGCGCTTTGCGACATCTAAATACAGGAACCCTCATAACAACAACATAGTAAGATTTACGACAGCACTGTCCTGGAAGATATAGCCTTCTCTGTAACCTGGGTCTTATGTGTAATTGGTTGTACTCTCTTATTTTTTGGAGTGACATGTGCATGCATCTCACCAACTATGCCATCAACAAACATAGTGAGAAATTTGATCCTGATCACCAAAAAGGCAGCAAGAGGTAACTGTTCAAACTGTTAATGTAAAGACAAGTCACCAAAAGGGGGTGGTCATTTTTAAATAATCTTTGCTGTTGTTAAATGACAATTTTTGGATCAGAAAGCTCTCATGGCTGAGGTCCTGGCTAGGACAACACTCATATGATGCTCAGTCCATGTGAAAACGACATTGAGGATGTGATTACAAAGACGATTATTGTTGCAGAACCCGTCCTCCGACAGAACTACCGCACAGCCTTCCCCAGCACGTGGGCCCCAGCTCCTGCTTTGAGCTGCTGGGCTTTGACATACTGCTGGAGGTGGGCTAATGCTATGGAAGGACAATTAGGTGTAGCttctttatgttttttttatctttatgtttttttttaatacaattGATCCAATATCTACTAATATCTGTCTTTTAAACACAAGAAAAGCCTCATTCAACATTGATACAGTATTTCACTTTGAATCTGTGTTGTTCTTGAGGTTTATCTTGATGAAACTTTGGATTGCTTTGAAAGTGTATAAATGCTTTCCTTCCAACCGACATTCATGCAAAATTCTTCCAGTATACAAGGAATGTGGTGACCTGTATGTTGACAGGTCACCTTCTGGTTAAGTGTTGACAGTAATGCGAGAGTGAAGGTGACCGGTTACGATTGTTTTGTGGGGGATGGGGGCCCATCTGAAGATGAAGAGTGTATCTCTCAGTCATAAATAAGTAACTACTACATAAACTATCAGTGTCAGGTGGTCAGGCTAAttgatatgtactgtatgtgttcatgGAGGAGAAGCGTGTGGTTAAAGAACTAGGGgaacagagcaggaagagcagtGGTGGCCTCCAGGGGGACGAGAAGCCCGTGCGGAGGCAGCCCTCATCGCGACTGGGCCTTCACAGGGAGAGCCAACCAGTCTGGCTCAAGCAGTTgtgtaagctgtgtgtgtgtgtgtgtgtgtgtgtgtgtgtgtgtgtgtcagggtttccgttgtccggtaattaccggacattggccggaaaaaaaatgaaatgtacgacaaaattaaatctctccggtcaaattgtccgattgaaattggctaataatcccgtccccctaacgcaatctgaatttgagaataagccttaaaatgtaagcctatattaaagcaatacgtcctctggctatgtttttaaatgtgcaggCTCTATGTttgaaagctattaaacaacacgcatagcctatgctgcatttcaaataggaagcgcacgcttataacgtccatgttaaacaacgaacaaatgagtaaggcggttcaaacatggccaggcccaggcagactagccttaaaggAATAAtccagagtaaaatgcactttagatcgatttacggatgattgggggtacatacgttgagttgacatcaaaatcatgtaattcggatgtgttttgagaaagttcgattgtaccgtttttagtcaaaactcgtagCCTGGAAGTGAGCAGGGCATATcaatttcgccgctacaaaacactatttttatacctcttctacagttccaaacaacataacacttacgtggtagtgagtagagggtccctaaagccaaaccgaagtatcccgaggtctttatgtggtcggatagagagtccagaatgaatttcatcaagccagtacctttccggaaatgttgccatctttgctgccatctttaggggaaagtccgtaggagtcgattgctgagtgtgttgtaacacgctctggaaattcacaatttgcTCTCCATGCAAAcatagatactggctagatcttgttaggcatgtttacgtaagttaggctaatgaacatgttgcattctattcagcctgattatgtcattctttaagctacatagcctgtctccagttttcctcaacttgactaattaagaaaagataataggatatttgaccggcatatcatcaaaatgtccggaaaacgaaacctctgccggtcactttgaccagcaccatttttttctagcggaaactctggtgtgtctgtgtgtgtctgtgtgtgtgtgtgtgtgtctgtgtctgtctgtctgtctgactgttcGTCCGTCCAAAGTGTATTTGGAAAGCCAGAGAGaggcattcatgtgtgtgtgtctgggtgtgtgtgtgtgtgtgtgtgtgtgtgtgtgtgtgtgtgtgtgtgtatctgtatctgcTGTAGACGGTGTGGGAGTCATACGAGATTAGTGAGGTGGAGGAGCTGGCGAGACAGCGTAGTGGCACAGAGGGACATACTTGTGAGGAAGTTGGGCTTGGTGAATGCCATCCAGAGTCTCCTACGGCCCAGAACTTATTACTGTATACCAGCCCAGACTCACCACCCAGTCAGCCAAGAACCGGTAAATTGCCAGAGTTTGTTTTATGACTCGTTTAGAGGAAAAGATGAGTCCAGATTTTTTCACCTTGTATTTTCCCTCATAATGAATAAAGTTTGTGCTGTTTGACTTACTGTATTCCTCAACAAACTCTACCCCAAATGCTTTTCATAAATAGTTTTTAtgctaaatatatttttgagaTTTGAGCTCTTTGTACTGTACATTGATcgatcattcattcattcattcattcattcattcattcattcattcatttgtgtattgttgtgctgagtATGAATCCTTTTCTTGAATACCTGTCTGATGTGGTTCCTCCTTCTTGTGTTCCAGAGCCTACATCTGCAGGAGCACAACTTCATGAACTCAAAGCTTCAGACATCCTCTCCCCGCCACACTGTCACCCGTAAATCCAGCCTAATCCGGCCGCTTCTCCACAACTCCACCCACGGTTCTTCTGTGTCACATATGCCGATGCAGATCAACTTGCCAAGGCTGTGCCAACGACAGAAAAAGGTGGTTAAAGGGTCCAGACCTGATCAACTCCATGTCCGTGTGATCAATCTGGACATGCCCGACTCCGAGAATCTGGaacacagacagtgtgtgtgtgtgtgtgtgtgtgtgtgtgtgtgtgagtgatagtCTCAGGCCACTCTGCAGGCCTGCAGAAGAGTAATAAACACTTTAGTCGAGGACACCTGACTGAGTCTCAAGCCTGCTTCTTATTCAGCTCCATGGATGATTCAGTCTTACTGGAGTACTGGGATGCAACAGACCTGAGACCCAGCAGGTGAGTAGTTAACATAAATAAAAAGCTACAACTATAACTAAGACTTAGACTGTTCAGAAACAATTGTGCAGTGTGGTCACTCTTTATGGTCTCTGACAATAGCATTGCGTCATGaccaatatatatataactacgACAGTTAATCAATCTGTATCTATCTCTTACAGATTTGACTGACCTGTTACAAACTCTGAACACCACATCTGATTGCATAACTGTGTTTAACCCATATTTACAATAAATAACTATTTTTTGGTCAATAAACTGATTCCATTCTCTGTactttctactctctctctctctctctctctctctctctctctctctcttatttacGAAACAAACGTACAgcataaaagcataaaatgtCAGAATGTCAGATGGTGTTATTTCCACGCAAAGCTTCTATCAATCTGGCCATGGATGGTGGGTCTGAACTTGTATGTGTAAGTTTTCGTATCAGCGTGGGCTTACGGTGCAGCACAGTAAATCTGGTGGAGGATTGGAAAGTTGGAAAGTTATATACTCAGGAAatatagtgtgtgcgtgtgtgtgtgtgtgtgtgtgtgtgtgtgtgcacgtgaccCCGAATCTACGTGTCTCCAGAGAATATAGTCTCATACCATATTCCCTCAAGGTGGAGGCTACTGCCCAGAGAACTGGGTCATCACTTGACTCATTAGTCACAGTGGTTGCCATCCTGATTATGTTGCTCTCTACCAGTCTGCCTGTGTGCACCTGTCATACTGTGCAACCACACATCCTTCATTATAAAAGGGACACAATTCTTACTAAACTGTTGTTTTTAAGCCATGGCAGCACTCTTATGAAGTGTTTAACTAACCATACAATATGTTTGTGATGTCAAATCATAGTTTTAATGATGAGTATGTGTATCTTGCAGATGCTTTTGAACAACTAATTAACAATAACAGTCAACATTGCAATAACATTAAAAGTATCAATAGCAATAATCCAACATAAGACAAAGTACAACCAGAGAATCAATTGTTTTGAAGCATTTGTGAGTATAAGTTTCAAATGAACCATGCAATAGGCATACATAGCCTACCAATTTGTTTATGGGCTACAATTCTTAACTGCCATCCTACAGCTCAAGGTCAATGTTGCCAGATATAAATATTGTATtttctatttattatttctATTTAAGTTGAGCCGGCTCTCAGCCTAACAACTGTATTGGTATTGATGTGACATTTTTATTTCTATGTATtatgacaacaaaacaaaagcatagGTCTAACGCATTATTCTGACACTGCATTTTTCCTGTAAGTCATTTTTTGTTAATTTATTCTAGGCAAATGTACTCTCTGATTACAAGTACAGTTAGAACTTTTATTCTAAGTCTAAGAGTATTTAGGCTATTAGCGAACTAATTGAAATTCACCTCACCCCACCTCCGGTGTTCCAGTTTAGATGGTGAGCAGGTTAACTGgtgatatttgcataaaatcAGTGAATATTCAACATTTAAGACCCTGCCTACTTCTTATCTGCTCTGCCTCCAATAGTGCAggtttacattttcagaaagtGTTTGCAAGTGATACATAATGGATATCGCTGAAAACATCACCAGTGTATGTCTAATACATGTCCGTTTAAGCATTATCCACAAATATGACACATACTGAAtgaatggaaaaaaataaaactagCGGTCTAGCTGGGATTCGAACAACACATGGACAAGAAAGTTGATCAGATTAGCTTCTATATCGTctataccactacactatgAGCCGTTGAAATTGATACTGGATTTCTATGTATATATTACACTTTTAGTCAAAGTTAACACAGGTTAACATATGTGAGAAATATacacccatgttaactggtgcTATCACAATTTAACATGGGCATATGCAAGCCTCAAAACAACAAAGCAGGTTAATCTTTGCCTCACATACCAAAACCTAACTGATGTACAACAAACTGGCATGTCCCCACTAACACTTTATTCCGTTTTGGGGGTTAATAATATGAAACACGTCAGTCATGTTGACATCCCAGAGGAACTGTGGTGCTTTCGGGGTTACAGAGCGGGAGTAAAAGTGAAGACGAGGCGTCGGGAGAAGAAATGGAGATACAAGCCCTCAGTTCCATCAATTGTgatgggaaacgtgaactcactggctAACAAGACTGACAAACTGGctgccctggtaagaaaccagAGATTATACAGGAAATGTAGTTTGCTATGCTTTACGGAGATGCAAATCCCCTTCCTCCACagggaaagtcagaccacaacctcattcatctccagccaatgtacaagcccaaagtacagaggctaccagttgccacacgcaccttcagaaagtggacagctgaagcggatgaggctctgagagactgctttgagtacactgactggagtgtgttacagaatggagaggacttagaggaggtcacacagtgcacaactgactacctgaacttctgtatggacattgttgttcccaccagaactgtatgCTGCTTTCCCAATAACAAGCCTTgaataaccagcaatgtcaagacccttcttaatAGGAAAAAGATAGCgtacagagagggggacatggctgaggcgcgtgcaaggggaactcaaagtcaagctgaaggaggctaaggaggactacaggttaactggtgatatttgcataaaatcAGTGACTATTCAACAAGACCATGCCTACTTCTTATCTGCTCTGCCTCCAATAGTGCAGGTTTACATTTTCACAAAGTGTTTGCAAGTGAGACATAATGGATATCGCTGAAAACATCACCAGTGTATGTCTAATACATGTCCGTTTAAGCATTATCCACAAATATGACACATACTGAAtgaatggaaaaaaataaaactagCGGTCTAGCTGGGATTCGAACAACACATGGACAAGAAAGTTGATCAGATTAGTTTCTATATCGtctataccactacactacgagCTGTTGAAATTGATACTGGATTTCTATGTATATATTACACTTTTAGTCAAAGTTAACACAGGTTAACATATGTGAGAAATATACGCCCATGTTAACTGGTGCTATCACAATTTAACATGGGCATATGCAAGCCTCAAAACAACAAAGTAGGTTAATCTTTGCCTCACATACCAAAACCTAACTGATGTACAACAAACTGGCATGTCCCCACTAACACTTTATTCCGTTTTGGGGGTTAATAATATGAAACACGTCAGTCATGTTGACATCCCAGAGGAACTGTGGTGCTTTCGAGGTTGCAGAGCGGGAGTAAAAGTGAAGACGAGGCGTCGGGAGAAGAAATGGAGATACAAGCCCTCAGTTCCATCAATTGTgatgggaaacgtgaactcactggctaacaagactgacgaactggctgccctggtaagaaaccagAGATTATACAGGAAATGTAGTTTGCTATGCTTTACGGAGATGCAAATCCCCTTCCTCCACagggaaagtcagaccacaacctcattcatctccagccaatgtacaagtccaaagtacagaggctaccagttgccacacgcaccttcagaaagtggacagctgaagcggatgaggctctgagagactgctttgagtacactgactggagtgtgttacagaatggagaggacttagaggaggtcacacagtgcacaactgactacctgaagttctgtatggacattgttgttcccaccagaactgtatgCTGCTTTCCCAATAACAAGCCTTaaataaccagcaatgtcaagacccttcttaatAGGAAAAAGATAGCgtacagagagggggacatggctgaggcgcgtgcaaggggaactcaaagtcaagctgaaggaggctaaggaggactacagaaggaaggtggaacagaagttgaAGGAGGCATGGGACGACATGAAAATTATAACTagcctgaagaagagcagcagctctgtggagggggacctaggcagggcgaaccagttgaaccacttctacaacaggtttgactgccctgctccagctccaattggagtggtctgtccaccacccccggCTGACTCAAACACggctcttgtttgcgtgcctgccctacccccacctcccagcctcccagtctctccagctctgcatcccggtgacacccaatgacctaagccaccatcacctcacaccctgcccccgcctgacgcctccttgcctgAACCTGTTGAGGCGTCCACGACTCTGGCAGCCTGACAGagacatcaaggaggtggtcatcccccagccccagcccccaccaccacaccccctcaataccagtgcaacactcacctccaccatcacaggctatcgtacccccaccatcacgggatattgcacccctcccccacatggccaTCACGAAAAATGAGgcgacaacgacctcagtcaacagccatcagacacagagatcccagatgcacccctccccctccctccccttacAACCCCCATCATCACAGCAAATCAAGTGAGAGCTAAACTAAAGAAACTGCCCACAAATAAggcagcggggcctgacagactgtgtccaaggctactcaaggcctgtgctgctgaactgggagAGCCACTGAAGTGCATCTTCAATCTGagtctacgccttggacaagttccaacactgtggaagacatcatgtctcacccctgtccctaaaaaGCCACATCCTAGTGaacttaatgactacagacctgtcgctctaacatcacatgtgatgaagacaatggagcgattggtcttaggctcagaccccaggtacgccatgcactagacctgttacagtttgcataccaggagaaagtgggcgtggacgatgccatcacttatcttctacacaggacacattctcaccta
This DNA window, taken from Alosa sapidissima isolate fAloSap1 chromosome 11, fAloSap1.pri, whole genome shotgun sequence, encodes the following:
- the LOC121723640 gene encoding tubulin polyglutamylase TTLL13-like, giving the protein MDRIMDMKSYVEFQGYCRMWKHRTFICKPDSGCQGKGIYITRQPQSIGPNEHIICQAYISKPFIIDDYKFDLRLYVLVTSSDPLRIFLYKEGLVRFATSKYRNPHNNNIVRFTTALSWKI